The genomic region CATATCATGTTTTACTCTTTGACTTTCTTCTGCTTTTTTAGCATCATTGAATCGGTCTACTGTTCCAACTAAGTATCCAGTGATACGACGAATTCTTTCGAATTTTTTGGGTTGCATAACATAATCTAAATCCACAAATTCTCCATCTAATAAAATATTCAAAGATTTTAGTGATGAATTGGGGAATTTATCTTCTAAATATGCAACATATTGATCAATTTCATTTTGTTCTAAATAACCATTTTTAACTTCTATTTCCATAATGTCATCTCCTTGTTACTATTATAACAAATTTGTGATATAATGC from Tannockella kyphosi harbors:
- the nrdD gene encoding anaerobic ribonucleoside-triphosphate reductase, with translation MEIEVKNGYLEQNEIDQYVAYLEDKFPNSSLKSLNILLDGEFVDLDYVMQPKKFERIRRITGYLVGTVDRFNDAKKAEESQRVKHDM